One window from the genome of Streptomyces sp. NBC_00708 encodes:
- a CDS encoding tyrosine-protein phosphatase, whose product MTQQLPQTPPTEPVLTGVRNFRDLGGLPTTDGRRVRHGRLYRSGHLAHATAEDTAFLGGLNLHTVFDFRNAADHRLDGLDVELPGVRNVSIPLSDPADGAEFWRMVRDGNMAELRSILADGKGTRRMVASYRAIILERTAEHSRVLHALAEDSVPALMHCAAGKDRAGLSIAVTLLAVGVGRETIEADYLKSNDAHRRYRIRRSDTSAAGMSPEVLELLNPLFGAEPDYLAAAFATIDETWGGTDRYLADGLKLAPSTRERLRERLLDES is encoded by the coding sequence GTGACGCAGCAGCTGCCGCAGACCCCGCCTACGGAGCCCGTACTCACCGGCGTCCGCAACTTCCGGGACCTCGGCGGTCTGCCCACCACCGACGGCAGGCGGGTGCGGCACGGCAGGCTCTACCGCAGCGGCCACCTGGCACACGCCACGGCCGAGGACACGGCGTTCCTCGGCGGGCTGAACCTGCACACCGTCTTCGACTTCCGCAACGCGGCGGACCACAGGCTGGACGGCCTGGACGTGGAGCTGCCCGGCGTACGGAACGTGAGCATCCCGCTCAGCGACCCGGCCGACGGGGCGGAGTTCTGGCGGATGGTGCGCGACGGCAACATGGCGGAGCTGCGCTCGATCCTGGCCGACGGCAAGGGCACCCGCCGCATGGTCGCCTCGTACCGCGCGATCATCCTGGAGCGCACCGCCGAGCACAGCCGGGTGCTGCACGCCCTGGCCGAGGACAGCGTGCCGGCCCTGATGCACTGCGCGGCCGGCAAGGACCGGGCGGGGCTCTCCATCGCGGTGACGCTGCTGGCGGTGGGCGTCGGCCGGGAGACCATCGAGGCCGACTACCTCAAGTCGAACGACGCGCACCGCCGCTACCGCATCCGGCGCAGCGACACCTCGGCCGCCGGGATGTCCCCGGAGGTGCTGGAGCTGCTGAACCCGCTCTTCGGCGCCGAGCCCGACTACCTCGCCGCGGCCTTCGCCACCATCGACGAGACCTGGGGCGGCACCGACCGCTACCTGGCCGACGGGCTGAAGCTCGCACCCTCCACCCGGGAGCGGCTGCGCGAACGGCTCCTCGACGAGAGCTGA
- a CDS encoding peptidoglycan DD-metalloendopeptidase family protein: MPHSGKHRRPKSSTIARGVVAASAGGAVIALPLLGATGAHAAEQSAPAASKSVAAHTAPAKPAKSTGTTTYSVVSGDYLSKIAAQHHLKGGWHKLYQDNREVVGENPSLIFPGMKLTLGAKAAPAAATPSKAPAETAEKTAPKAETKAAPKVETKTEAQTEAKTEAPATQDNASGYVHPVPGNHTTAYRASGANWSSGSHTGIDFPVATGTSVKAITSGTVVTAGWGGAYGNQVVIKHADGHYSQYGHMSSLSVSAGQTVTAGQQVGLSGATGNATGPHLHFEIRTGPEYGSDIDPIAYLASHGINV, from the coding sequence ATGCCCCATTCGGGTAAGCACCGCCGTCCCAAGTCCAGCACCATCGCCCGTGGCGTCGTCGCCGCGAGCGCCGGCGGAGCCGTCATCGCGCTTCCGCTGCTCGGCGCCACCGGTGCCCACGCCGCGGAGCAGTCCGCCCCGGCCGCCTCGAAGTCGGTCGCCGCGCACACCGCCCCGGCCAAGCCCGCGAAGAGCACCGGCACCACCACCTACTCCGTGGTCTCCGGCGACTACCTGTCGAAGATCGCGGCCCAGCACCACCTCAAGGGCGGCTGGCACAAGCTGTACCAGGACAACCGCGAGGTCGTCGGCGAGAACCCGAGCCTGATCTTCCCGGGCATGAAGCTGACGCTCGGCGCCAAGGCGGCCCCGGCCGCCGCCACCCCGTCCAAGGCCCCGGCCGAGACGGCGGAGAAGACCGCGCCCAAGGCCGAGACCAAGGCCGCGCCCAAGGTCGAGACGAAGACCGAGGCGCAGACCGAGGCCAAGACCGAGGCCCCGGCCACCCAGGACAACGCCTCCGGCTACGTCCACCCGGTCCCGGGCAACCACACCACCGCCTACCGCGCCTCCGGTGCCAACTGGTCCAGCGGCAGCCACACCGGCATCGACTTCCCCGTCGCCACCGGCACCAGCGTGAAGGCCATCACCTCCGGCACCGTCGTCACCGCCGGCTGGGGCGGCGCCTACGGCAACCAGGTCGTCATCAAGCACGCCGACGGCCACTACTCCCAGTACGGCCACATGTCCTCGCTCTCCGTCTCGGCGGGCCAGACCGTGACCGCGGGCCAGCAGGTCGGCCTCTCCGGTGCCACCGGCAACGCCACCGGCCCGCACCTGCACTTCGAGATCCGCACCGGCCCGGAGTACGGCTCGGACATCGACCCGATCGCCTACCTGGCGTCGCACGGGATCAACGTCTGA
- a CDS encoding XRE family transcriptional regulator, giving the protein MNPPDEPAADELPGVAPRLRDLRRGRGLTLETAAQRAGLSPAHLSRLETGRRQPSLPMLLQLARIYGTTVSELLGEMPPERDAIVRGRPFEGAAADGWLYQQAGGSGRAMQALRVRVPYGAQGDLVRVHPGEEWLYVLAGRLRVTLGETVHDLAPGDSAHFDSLTPHRIAAPEPEGSELLFVHTLLQSPAAELCLGGPVHRR; this is encoded by the coding sequence ATGAATCCTCCGGACGAGCCGGCGGCCGACGAGCTGCCCGGTGTCGCGCCCCGCCTGCGCGATCTGCGCCGGGGCCGTGGTCTCACCCTGGAGACCGCGGCCCAGCGGGCCGGGCTCTCGCCCGCCCATCTGTCCCGGCTCGAAACGGGCCGGCGCCAGCCGTCGCTGCCCATGCTGCTCCAGCTGGCCAGGATCTACGGTACGACGGTCTCCGAACTGCTGGGCGAGATGCCCCCGGAACGTGACGCGATCGTCCGCGGCCGCCCGTTCGAGGGCGCCGCGGCCGACGGCTGGCTCTACCAGCAGGCCGGCGGTTCCGGCCGCGCCATGCAGGCGCTGCGCGTCCGGGTTCCGTACGGCGCTCAGGGCGATCTGGTCCGCGTCCACCCCGGCGAGGAATGGCTGTACGTCCTCGCGGGCCGCCTCCGGGTGACGCTCGGCGAGACGGTGCACGACCTCGCCCCGGGGGACAGCGCGCACTTCGACTCGCTCACCCCGCACCGGATCGCGGCCCCCGAACCCGAGGGCTCCGAACTGCTCTTCGTCCACACCCTGCTGCAGAGCCCCGCCGCCGAGCTGTGTCTCGGCGGCCCGGTCCACCGTCGCTGA
- a CDS encoding aspartate aminotransferase family protein: MKDDEPKGFDLARLLAERGAERYELHSRHLNHQLPRMLHTIGFDKVYERAEGAHFWDADGNDYLDMLAGFGVMGLGRHHPVVRKALHDVLDASLADLTRFDCQPLPGLLAEKLLSHSPHLDRVFFGNSGTEAVETALKFARYATGRPRVLYCDHAFHGLTTGSLSVNGEGGFRDGFAPLLPDTAIPLGDLAALSRELKRGDVAALVVEPIQGKGVLAAPPGYLREAQELLRKHKALLIADEVQTGLGRTGDFYAYQHEEGVEPDLVCVAKALSGGYVPVGATLGKDWIFKRVYSSMDRVLVHSASFGSNAQAMAAGLAVLSVMEDEETVAHARRTGDLLRERLSALVGRYELLHEVRGRGLMIGIEFGRPTSLKLRSRWTMLQAARKGLFAQMVVVPLLQKHRILTQVSGDHLEVIKLIPPLVIDDGDVDRFVEAFTAVMDDAHSGGGLMWDFGRTLVKQAVANR, translated from the coding sequence ATGAAGGACGACGAGCCCAAGGGCTTCGATCTGGCACGGCTGCTCGCCGAACGCGGCGCCGAACGCTACGAGCTGCACAGCAGGCACCTCAACCACCAGCTCCCGCGCATGCTGCACACCATCGGTTTCGACAAGGTCTACGAACGGGCCGAGGGCGCGCACTTCTGGGACGCGGACGGCAACGACTACCTGGACATGCTCGCCGGTTTCGGCGTGATGGGGCTCGGCCGCCACCACCCCGTCGTACGCAAGGCGCTGCACGACGTCCTCGACGCCTCGCTCGCCGACCTGACCCGCTTCGACTGTCAGCCGCTGCCCGGACTGCTCGCCGAGAAGCTGCTGAGCCACAGCCCGCACCTGGACCGGGTGTTCTTCGGCAACAGCGGCACCGAGGCCGTCGAGACGGCCCTCAAGTTCGCCCGCTACGCCACCGGCAGGCCGCGCGTCCTGTACTGCGACCACGCCTTCCACGGACTGACCACCGGCTCCCTCTCGGTCAACGGCGAGGGCGGGTTCCGCGACGGTTTCGCCCCGCTGCTGCCCGACACCGCGATCCCGCTCGGCGACCTCGCCGCGCTGAGCAGGGAGCTGAAGCGGGGCGACGTGGCCGCGCTGGTCGTGGAGCCGATCCAGGGCAAGGGGGTGCTCGCCGCGCCGCCCGGCTATCTGCGCGAGGCCCAGGAGCTGCTGCGCAAGCACAAGGCCCTCCTCATCGCCGACGAGGTGCAGACCGGGCTCGGCAGGACCGGTGACTTCTACGCGTACCAGCACGAGGAAGGCGTCGAACCGGACCTCGTCTGCGTGGCCAAGGCGCTCTCCGGCGGCTATGTCCCGGTCGGGGCGACGCTCGGCAAGGACTGGATCTTCAAGCGCGTCTACTCCTCGATGGACCGGGTCCTCGTCCACTCCGCGAGCTTCGGCTCCAACGCCCAGGCGATGGCGGCCGGGCTCGCGGTGCTGTCGGTGATGGAGGACGAGGAGACCGTGGCGCACGCGCGCCGCACCGGCGACCTGCTCCGCGAACGGCTCTCCGCGCTCGTCGGGCGCTACGAGCTGCTGCACGAGGTGCGGGGGCGCGGGCTGATGATCGGCATCGAGTTCGGCCGCCCCACCTCGCTCAAGCTGCGCAGCCGCTGGACGATGCTCCAGGCGGCCCGCAAGGGCCTCTTCGCGCAGATGGTGGTCGTGCCCCTGCTCCAGAAGCACCGCATCCTCACCCAGGTGTCCGGCGACCACCTCGAAGTGATCAAGCTGATCCCGCCGCTGGTGATCGACGACGGGGACGTGGACCGGTTCGTCGAGGCGTTCACCGCCGTCATGGACGACGCGCACAGCGGCGGGGGACTGATGTGGGACTTCGGGCGGACCCTGGTGAAGCAGGCCGTCGCCAACCGCTGA
- a CDS encoding alpha-galactosidase — MIEAGDRIWLLTGASGSYALRLTERHELLHLHWGPRISLAAAEALAAAPAPPGRGFESPLDGREEYPVEGGPRFVRPALSVRTDEVRGTAWVFAGDTVDGDELRLSFDDPVHRLAITLHYRMRDDSDVIERWTTLTHTGPDGPPVEVLRADAAAWALPARDRWRLSRLHGRWAAETQLERTELAYGEHLLSSRRGHTGHQGLPWAALDADGAATEESGEVYGCALGWSGSWRIAVQRLPDGLVQITGGAGYDESGLLRLAPGESYTTPVFAGLWSAGGFGGASRAWHAWQLAHVIPDAFEPRPVLYNSWEATGFDIAEDQQRALAERAAAMGVELFVVDDAWFGQRVSDRAGLGDWTPNPQRFPEGLGPLARHVHGLGMRFGIWVEPEMVNPDSDLYRAHPDWVQHFPGRERTEFRNQLVLNLARPDVRAHLWESLDALLSSTPVDYVKWDFNRCFSDAGWPGADYPQRLWTEHVDGLYALIDRLRAAHPGVAFESCSGGGGRIDLGILSRTDQVWTSDNTDPLDRLAIQEGFGQLHPARVMAAWVTDSPNVQLNGRRSSLRFRFVSAMAGVLGIGGDLTEWSAAELDEARGWVELYKEVRPVVQLGELYRLRAPGPGLSAVQYVRGADTVVLMWLPAQRYGEEPPALRLRGLDPEATYTCLDTGAVHHGSVLLHHGLRTGLRGDLDARVVRLRRR, encoded by the coding sequence ATGATCGAGGCCGGCGACCGGATCTGGCTGCTGACGGGGGCGAGCGGGAGCTACGCGCTGCGGCTCACCGAACGGCACGAGCTGTTGCACCTGCACTGGGGCCCGCGCATCTCCCTGGCCGCCGCCGAGGCTCTGGCCGCGGCGCCCGCCCCACCCGGCCGGGGCTTCGAGTCCCCGCTCGACGGCCGCGAGGAGTACCCGGTGGAGGGCGGCCCCCGGTTCGTCCGCCCCGCCCTCTCGGTGCGTACCGACGAGGTGCGCGGCACCGCGTGGGTGTTCGCCGGGGACACCGTGGACGGCGACGAGCTGCGGCTCTCCTTCGACGACCCGGTCCACCGGCTGGCGATCACCCTGCACTACCGGATGCGGGACGACTCCGATGTGATCGAGCGCTGGACCACGCTCACCCACACCGGGCCCGACGGCCCGCCCGTCGAGGTGCTCCGCGCCGACGCGGCGGCCTGGGCGCTGCCCGCCCGCGACCGCTGGCGGCTCAGCCGGCTGCACGGCCGCTGGGCGGCGGAGACCCAGCTGGAGCGCACCGAGCTGGCGTACGGGGAACACCTGCTCTCCAGCCGGCGCGGCCACACCGGCCACCAGGGCCTGCCCTGGGCCGCCCTGGACGCGGACGGCGCCGCGACCGAGGAGAGCGGCGAGGTCTACGGCTGCGCGCTCGGCTGGTCCGGCTCCTGGCGCATCGCCGTACAGCGGCTGCCCGACGGTCTCGTCCAGATCACCGGCGGCGCCGGTTACGACGAGTCGGGGCTGCTGCGGCTGGCGCCGGGGGAGTCGTACACCACCCCGGTCTTCGCCGGGTTGTGGAGCGCGGGCGGCTTCGGCGGGGCCTCCCGCGCCTGGCACGCCTGGCAGCTCGCCCATGTGATCCCCGACGCCTTCGAGCCGCGCCCGGTGCTCTACAACTCCTGGGAGGCCACCGGCTTCGACATCGCGGAGGACCAGCAGCGGGCGCTGGCCGAGCGCGCCGCCGCGATGGGCGTCGAGCTGTTCGTCGTGGACGACGCCTGGTTCGGGCAGCGCGTGAGCGACCGGGCCGGGCTCGGCGACTGGACGCCGAACCCGCAGCGCTTCCCCGAAGGGCTCGGCCCGCTCGCCCGCCATGTGCACGGCCTCGGCATGCGGTTCGGGATCTGGGTCGAACCCGAGATGGTCAACCCCGACAGCGATCTCTACCGCGCCCACCCCGACTGGGTACAGCACTTCCCCGGCCGGGAACGCACGGAATTCCGCAATCAGCTCGTCCTCAATCTGGCCCGGCCCGATGTGCGGGCCCACCTCTGGGAAAGCCTGGACGCACTGCTGTCGAGCACGCCGGTCGACTATGTGAAATGGGACTTCAACCGCTGCTTCTCGGACGCGGGCTGGCCCGGCGCCGACTACCCGCAGCGACTGTGGACCGAGCACGTGGACGGCCTCTACGCGCTGATCGACCGGCTGCGCGCCGCCCACCCCGGCGTCGCCTTCGAGTCCTGCTCGGGCGGCGGCGGGCGCATCGACCTCGGCATCCTCTCCCGCACGGACCAGGTCTGGACGTCCGACAACACCGACCCGCTGGACCGCCTCGCCATCCAGGAGGGCTTCGGGCAGCTGCACCCGGCGCGCGTGATGGCCGCCTGGGTCACCGACAGCCCGAACGTCCAGCTCAACGGCCGCCGCTCCTCCCTGCGCTTCCGGTTCGTCAGTGCCATGGCGGGGGTGCTGGGGATCGGCGGGGACCTCACCGAGTGGAGCGCGGCCGAGCTGGACGAGGCGCGCGGGTGGGTGGAGCTGTACAAGGAGGTCCGGCCCGTCGTGCAGCTGGGCGAGCTGTACCGGCTGCGGGCGCCGGGGCCGGGGCTCAGTGCCGTGCAGTACGTACGGGGTGCCGACACCGTCGTCCTGATGTGGCTCCCTGCCCAGCGCTACGGGGAGGAGCCGCCTGCCCTGCGGCTGCGCGGGCTCGACCCGGAGGCGACGTACACCTGCCTGGACACGGGGGCGGTGCACCACGGTTCGGTGCTGCTGCACCACGGGCTGCGCACCGGGCTGCGGGGCGACCTGGACGCCCGGGTGGTGCGGCTGCGCCGTCGGTGA
- a CDS encoding DUF6126 family protein yields the protein MSDSENYDPLTPARRPGADGDTQDKKMPRGLVIRLFAYLVAGHVIAAFLYLLFAVGMHNQ from the coding sequence ATGTCCGATTCCGAGAACTACGACCCGCTCACCCCGGCCAGGCGCCCCGGCGCCGACGGCGACACCCAGGACAAGAAGATGCCGCGCGGACTTGTCATCCGCCTCTTCGCCTACCTCGTGGCCGGGCACGTCATCGCCGCGTTCCTCTACCTGCTCTTCGCGGTCGGCATGCACAACCAGTAG